The following is a genomic window from Halichoerus grypus chromosome 5, mHalGry1.hap1.1, whole genome shotgun sequence.
TAAGAGAACCAGGGAAGAAAAGCAacaggattaattttttttatttctggagctaggagtcaggggaggggaggctaGAGTAACCATCattttcttctccccctgcccagctttattgggatatagCTGACATGTAAGATTGTGTAAGTTGAAGATGTATAACGTGTTGATGTGATATaagcatcattttcttttctaacccCAGAATGTGGACGATGCAATGACAGTGGTGCCTAAACTGGCCACGGGTCTGGATGTCAACGTGCGATTCACAGGGGTCTCTGATTTTGAGTATACTCCTGAGTGCAGTATCTTTGACCTCCTAGGCATACCTCTGTACCATGGTTGGCTGGTTGATCCGCAGGTGAGGGTGGGACGGCCCAAATGAGACTCTTATCCAGCTCAAACTGACAGACAAGCAAGGTGTTGTGGGGTGGGTGTTAGGGAGTTAAGGATTAGATTGGCTTGGGAAGAGAATAGGCATTAGAGGCTGAACCCAGTGCAGAATTCCTTGAATTTTAACCTTTTTGAGGGGCAAACATGggcaaaaacaaatgcaaataggTCAGTTCTTCAGAAATGCAGTTTCAGGAACCTTTGGTTATAGGGTTGCAATCCTGTGGGCATGCTTCGTTTCCTTCCTAAAAAGTTCTTCATTGTTTTGgtaccaccccaccccactgcccatgCAGAGTCCCGAGGCTGTGAGCGCAGTTGGGAAACTGAGTTACAACCAGCTGGTGGAGAAGATCATCACCTGCAAGCACTCTAGTGACACCAACCTTGTGACAGAAGGTGGTAGAGCCCTGCTTTCTCTTCTGGGGGTCTTATGTGGAGGGAATGATGGCTACCTCGGTGTATTGTTTACCGTCTGTCTCCCCCCACCACATCCCCCTAGAATGGAAACCCCatgagagagagttgggggaatTGGCTGTTCGTTCAGGACCTAGGGCGGTGCCTGGCGCAAGGCGGCCGCTCAGTAactatttgttggatgaatgaatacagCCAGGCTTCAAGGGATCTCAGAAGGTGGGACCATCCTTAGGGCTTCTGACAGGGACTCTCTGGGTGATCCTTCTTCCCACTGTGGACTTTGGATTGAAGCCAAGCCCCTCGTGCGCCATTTTGTGCCTTCTGACAGGCCTGATCGCAGAGCAGTTCCTGGAGAGCACTGCAGCCCAGCTGACCTACCACGGGCTGTGTGAGCTAACAGCAGCTGCCAAGGAGGGTGAACTTAGCGTCTTTTTCCGAAACAACCACTTTAGCACCATGACTAAGCACAAGGTGATGAGGCTTTGGAGAtgagatgggggtggggcgggtggAGTGCTGTCACTTCCTCGAGGCTTTTTCTTCCGGGTCAGTGTGTCCGACAGGATAGGGTAGATTAAGTTCAGGTACCAGATGACCCCGAGAATCCCTGTGCTTTACCACAACCAAGGTTTATTTCTCCTGCTGGATGGCCACTGCGGATTGGCTGCCATTCTGTCCCACATCGTCTTCGCTCTGGGACCCAGGCTGACAACACGGCCTTCATCTGGAATgtgggagggaaaagggagagagggacaccATGCACCCGCTTTTAATGCTTCTGCCTAGAGATGACACGTGTCATTTCTGCCACCTTCTCACTGGCCAGAGCAAGCCGTACGTACTCAGCCTGCCCTCAATGGGACAGGAGAGTGAAGTCCTCTCCCAGGAAGGGAATGGAAttaaatggaagaaggaaaggtCTTTGGCTCTCCAAGGATTTAGGCCAGCCCCGAGACCCACGGGAAGTAGGGTAGGGAGCAGCGTCTTGTGTGGGCCCCGACCCCGAGGCCTCCCGCTGGCCCACGGTGGCCGCCCTCCTCGCCCTCCTCGCGGCCAGCCGACCGCGGCGCCGCAGCCCAGCCTCCTCCGCACAGCCGCACGGCGTTGGGCTGCGAGTGCTGGCGCCCCCTCGCCCCAGCTAGCACGCCAGGCCGCGCACGCGCTCTCCCCTCGCCCCAGCTAGCGCGCCAGGCCGCGCACGCGCTCTCCGCGTCTCAGCCCAAGCGCCTGTGCGTCGGCCCTCCCGCCCCCGAACTTCGTCCTCTTCTCCGCAGGGTCACTTGTACCTACTGGTCACCGACCAGGGCTTTCTGCAGGAGGAGCAGGTGGTGTGGGAGAGCCTGCACAACGTCGACGGAGACAGCTGCTTCTGCGACTCGGACTTCCACCTGAGTCATTCCCTCGGCAAGGGGCCCGGAGCAGGAGGTGCGAGGGGCTCCCCCGAGAAGCGGCGGCAGGTCGACCAGGTGTGTGGGCTCGTTGGGAAGGGTGCGGAGAGCCCATGTGCGTCCGAGCTCTTCGCCGTTGGCGAGTGACGTGCGTGTCCTCACGTAGACATCATGAGCCACGACGCCCCCTTACCGCCACCTCCGGGCTGCCTCCGAGCCTGGAGTGTGTTCTCGGTCACCACCAAGTGTACTCGGCTGTGTGGTTTGCTCTGGAGGAGGAGCTGGTgaatttgaaggagaaaaaaagacgGGTTTGGAAACCTAGAGCCAGCCTGAATGTGCCCCAGGCCCCGGCGACCTCACTGCTCCCGATCTCTCGGCCCCTCTCTAGGACTACCTGATCGCCTTGTCCCTGCAGCACCAGCCGCAGGACACGGTGGGTCTTAGCGACTTGGAGCTGGCCCGGCAGCTTCAGCAGGAGGAGTACCGGCAGCAGCAAGCAGGCCCCCCGGCGCCAGTGCGGGCCTCGCCCCAGGTGAGCGGCTCGCCGCCCTGCCCGCCCGCCTGCGGGCCCTGAGCTCCGCCCTGCTTGTCCTCGTGATTCCTGCCC
Proteins encoded in this region:
- the MINDY1 gene encoding ubiquitin carboxyl-terminal hydrolase MINDY-1 isoform X2 is translated as MEHHQAEHPASGEARIAEAVSPEKHEVVSQPEEHPQDKDAGDTDGTAGQQAPVDQASRLAQGQDTLESPPPDVSSSQLGPAHGTQPEVETVGACSRPQELPLPPRAQQPELDFYCVKWIPWKGERTPIITQSSNGPCPLLAIMNILFLQWKVKLPPQKEVITSDELMAHLGDCLLSIKPQEKSEGLQLNFQQNVDDAMTVVPKLATGLDVNVRFTGVSDFEYTPECSIFDLLGIPLYHGWLVDPQSPEAVSAVGKLSYNQLVEKIITCKHSSDTNLVTEGLIAEQFLESTAAQLTYHGLCELTAAAKEGELSVFFRNNHFSTMTKHKSKPYVLSLPSMGQESEVLSQEGNGIKWKKERSLALQGFRPAPRPTGSREEQVVWESLHNVDGDSCFCDSDFHLSHSLGKGPGAGGARGSPEKRRQVDQDYLIALSLQHQPQDTVGLSDLELARQLQQEEYRQQQAGPPAPVRASPQGRGATSGRPVGERRQRPKQDSDCVVL
- the MINDY1 gene encoding ubiquitin carboxyl-terminal hydrolase MINDY-1 isoform X5, with the protein product MEHHQAEHPASGEARIAEAVSPEKHEVVSQPEEHPQDKDAGDTDGTAGQQAPVDQASRLAQGQDTLESPPPDVSSSQLGPAHGTQPEVETVGACSRPQELPLPPRAQQPELDFYCVKWIPWKGERTPIITQSSNGPCPLLAIMNILFLQWKVKLPPQKEVITSDELMAHLGDCLLSIKPQEKSEGLQLNFQQNVDDAMTVVPKLATGLDVNVRFTGVSDFEYTPECSIFDLLGIPLYHGWLVDPQSPEAVSAVGKLSYNQLVEKIITCKHSSDTNLVTEGLIAEQFLESTAAQLTYHGLCELTAAAKEGELSVFFRNNHFSTMTKHKEEQVVWESLHNVDGDSCFCDSDFHLSHSLGKGPGAGGARGSPEKRRQVDQDYLIALSLQHQPQDTVGLSDLELARQLQQEEYRQQQAGPPAPVRASPQGRGATSGRPVGERRQRPKQDSDCVVL
- the MINDY1 gene encoding ubiquitin carboxyl-terminal hydrolase MINDY-1 isoform X7, coding for MAHLGDCLLSIKPQEKSEGLQLNFQQNVDDAMTVVPKLATGLDVNVRFTGVSDFEYTPECSIFDLLGIPLYHGWLVDPQSPEAVSAVGKLSYNQLVEKIITCKHSSDTNLVTEGLIAEQFLESTAAQLTYHGLCELTAAAKEGELSVFFRNNHFSTMTKHKSKPYVLSLPSMGQESEVLSQEGNGIKWKKERSLALQGFRPAPRPTGSRGHLYLLVTDQGFLQEEQVVWESLHNVDGDSCFCDSDFHLSHSLGKGPGAGGARGSPEKRRQVDQDYLIALSLQHQPQDTVGLSDLELARQLQQEEYRQQQAGPPAPVRASPQGRGATSGRPVGERRQRPKQDSDCVVL
- the MINDY1 gene encoding ubiquitin carboxyl-terminal hydrolase MINDY-1 isoform X1, giving the protein MEHHQAEHPASGEARIAEAVSPEKHEVVSQPEEHPQDKDAGDTDGTAGQQAPVDQASRLAQGQDTLESPPPDVSSSQLGPAHGTQPEVETVGACSRPQELPLPPRAQQPELDFYCVKWIPWKGERTPIITQSSNGPCPLLAIMNILFLQWKVKLPPQKEVITSDELMAHLGDCLLSIKPQEKSEGLQLNFQQNVDDAMTVVPKLATGLDVNVRFTGVSDFEYTPECSIFDLLGIPLYHGWLVDPQSPEAVSAVGKLSYNQLVEKIITCKHSSDTNLVTEGLIAEQFLESTAAQLTYHGLCELTAAAKEGELSVFFRNNHFSTMTKHKSKPYVLSLPSMGQESEVLSQEGNGIKWKKERSLALQGFRPAPRPTGSRGHLYLLVTDQGFLQEEQVVWESLHNVDGDSCFCDSDFHLSHSLGKGPGAGGARGSPEKRRQVDQDYLIALSLQHQPQDTVGLSDLELARQLQQEEYRQQQAGPPAPVRASPQGRGATSGRPVGERRQRPKQDSDCVVL
- the MINDY1 gene encoding ubiquitin carboxyl-terminal hydrolase MINDY-1 isoform X3, with product MEHHQAEHPASGEARIAEAVSPEKHEVVSQPEEHPQDKDAGDTDGTAGQQAPVDQASRLAQGQDTLESPPPDVSSSQLGPAHGTQPEVETVGACSRPQELPLPPRAQQPELDFYCVKWIPWKGERTPIITQSSNGPCPLLAIMNILFLQWKVKLPPQKEVITSDELMAHLGDCLLSIKPQEKSEGLQLNFQQNVDDAMTVVPKLATGLDVNVRFTGVSDFEYTPECSIFDLLGIPLYHGWLVDPQSPEAVSAVGKLSYNQLVEKIITCKHSSDTNLVTEGLIAEQFLESTAAQLTYHGLCELTAAAKEGELSVFFRNNHFSTMTKHKGHLYLLVTDQGFLQEEQVVWESLHNVDGDSCFCDSDFHLSHSLGKGPGAGGARGSPEKRRQVDQDYLIALSLQHQPQDTVGLSDLELARQLQQEEYRQQQAGPPAPVRASPQGRGATSGRPVGERRQRPKQDSDCVVL
- the MINDY1 gene encoding ubiquitin carboxyl-terminal hydrolase MINDY-1 isoform X4: MEHHQAEHPASGEARIAEAVSPEKHEVVSQPEEHPQDKDAGDTDGTAGQQAPVDQASRLAQGQDTLESPPPDVSSSQLGPAHGTQPEVETVGACSRPQELPLPPRAQQPELDFYCVKWIPWKGERTPIITQSSNGPCPLLAIMNILFLQWKVKLPPQKEVITSDELMAHLGDCLLSIKPQEKSEGLQLNFQQSPEAVSAVGKLSYNQLVEKIITCKHSSDTNLVTEGLIAEQFLESTAAQLTYHGLCELTAAAKEGELSVFFRNNHFSTMTKHKSKPYVLSLPSMGQESEVLSQEGNGIKWKKERSLALQGFRPAPRPTGSRGHLYLLVTDQGFLQEEQVVWESLHNVDGDSCFCDSDFHLSHSLGKGPGAGGARGSPEKRRQVDQDYLIALSLQHQPQDTVGLSDLELARQLQQEEYRQQQAGPPAPVRASPQGRGATSGRPVGERRQRPKQDSDCVVL